A single Lactuca sativa cultivar Salinas chromosome 8, Lsat_Salinas_v11, whole genome shotgun sequence DNA region contains:
- the LOC111911154 gene encoding uncharacterized mitochondrial protein AtMg00810-like: protein MDNCSSAKVPMAFGYKIFADPSGESVDHKTYRGIISSLMYLTTSRPDIVFATGVCARYRADLKMSHMTATKQILQYLKGSKTLGLWYPAGNDFSLQAFTDADHAGCRLDQKITLGGCQFLGGRLVSWSSGK, encoded by the coding sequence atggacaatTGCTCTTCGGCCaaggtccccatggccttcggatataagatattTGCTGATCCTTCTGGAGAATcagtggatcacaagacttatagaggaaTAATTAGCTCATTGATGTATCTCACCACAAGCCGACCAGATATTGTCTTTGCAACAGGTGTATGCGCAAGGTACCGGGCTGATCTAAAAATGTCACACATGACCGCAACAAAGCAGATTCTACAATACTTAAAGGGTAGTAAGACCCTTGGTCTATGGTATCCCGCAGGAAATGACTTCAGCCTACAAGCATTCACTGATGCGGATCATGCTGGATGCAGACTAGATCAAAAAATCACTttaggtggatgtcaatttttgggtGGAAGACTCGTCAGTTGGTCATCAGGAAAATAA